The following proteins are encoded in a genomic region of Microtus ochrogaster isolate Prairie Vole_2 chromosome 5, MicOch1.0, whole genome shotgun sequence:
- the Ube4a gene encoding ubiquitin conjugation factor E4 A: MTDQENNNNISSNPFAALFGSLADAKQFAAIQKEQLKQQSDELPASPDDSDNSVSESLDEFDYSVSEISRSFRSQQEICEQLNINHMIQRIFLITLDNSDPNLKSGNGIPSRCVYLEEMAVELEDQDWLDMSNVEQAIFARLLLQDPGNHLISMTSSSTLNLSADRDAGERHIFCYLYSCFQRAKEEITKVPENLLPFAVQCRNLTVSNTRTVLLTPEIYVDQNIHEQLVDLMLEAIQGAHFEDVTEFLEEVIEALLLDEEVRTFPEVMIPVFDILLGRIKDLELCQTLLYAHLDVLLYFTRQKDMAKVFLEYIQPKDPSNGQMYQKTLLGVILNISCLLKTPGVVENHGYFLNPSRSSPQEIKVQEANIHQFMAQFHEKIYQMLKNLLQLSPETKHCILFWLGNCLHANAGRTKIWANQMPEIFFQMYASDAFFLNLGAALLKLCQPFCKPKSSRLLTFNPSYCVLKELNDEERKIKNVHMRGLDKETCLIPAVQEPVFPQSYNLVTENLALTEYTLYLGFHRLHDQMVKINQNLHRLQVAWRDAQQSSSPAADNLREQFERLMTIYLSTKTAMTEPQMLQNCLNLQVSMAVLLVQLAVGNEGSQPIELSFPLPDGYSSLAYVPEFFADNLGDFLVFLRRFAEDILETSADSLEHVLNFITIFTGSIERMKNPHLRAKLAEVLEAVMPHLDQTPNPLVSSVFHRKRVFCNFPYAPQLSEALIKVFVDIEFTGDPHQFEQKFNYRRPMYPILRYMWATESYRESIKDLADYASKNLEAMNPPLFLRFLNLLMNDAIFLLDEAIQYLSKIKIQQIEKDRGEWENLTPEARREKEAGLQMFGQLARFHNIMSNETIGTLSFLTSEIKSLFVHPFLAERIISMLNYFLQHLVGPKMGALKVKDFSEFDFKPQQLVSDICTIYLNLGDEENFCATVPKDGRSYSPTLFAQTVRVLKKINKPGNMIVAFSNLAERIKSLADLQQQEEETYADACDEFLDPIMSTLMSDPVVLPSSRVTVDRSTIARHLLSDQTDPFNRSPLTMDQIRPNTELKEKIQRWLAERKQQKEQLE; encoded by the exons ATGACAGACCAGGAGAATAACAACAACATCTCAAGTAACCCCTTTGCTGCTCTTTTTGGCTCCCTGGCTGATGCCAAGCAGTTTGCAGCAATCCAAAAAGAGCAGCTGAAGCAGCAATCTG ATGAGCTCCCAGCAAGCCCAGATGATTCGGATAATAGTGTGTCGGAGAGCCTGGATGAATTTGACTACTCTGTGTCTGAGATTAGCCGCTCCTTCCGGTCACAGCAAGAAATATGTGAGCAACTCAACATCAATCACATGATCCAAAGGATCTTCCTCATTACCCTGGACAACA GTGACCCAAACTTGAAAAGCGGGAATGGCATCCCCAGCCGTTGTGTGTATTTGGAAGAAATGGCAGTAGAGCTGGAAGATCAAGACTGGCTTGATATGAGCAATGTCGAGCAG GCCATCTTTGCTCGGTTATTGCTTCAAGATCCAGGAAACCACTTGATCAGCATGACTTCTTCTTCGACGTTAAATCTCTCTGCTGATAGAGATGCTGGGGAGAGGCACATCTTTTGTTACCTTTACTCCTGTTTCCAAAGAGCCAAGGAAGAG ATTACCAAAGTTCCAGAAAACCTGCTCCCCTTTGCAGTGCAGTGCAGGAACCTCACTGTGTCCAACACAAGAACAGTTCTCCTCACTCCAGAGATCTATGTTGACCAAAACATCCATGAGCAACTGGTAGATTTGATGTTAGAAGCCATTCAGGGAGCCC ATTTTGAAGATGTAACTGAGTTTTTAGAAGAGGTCATTGAAGCCTTGCTGTTGGATGAGGAAGTTCGAACGTTTCCTGAAGTCATGATTCCAGTGTTTGATATTTTACTAGGCCGAATAAAAGATCTGGAGCTCTGCCAGACCCTACTGTATGCGCATCTGGATGTTCTTCTCTATTTCACTAGGCAAAAGGACATGGCCAAG GTTTTTTTAGAATACATTCAGCCCAAGGACCCTAGCAATGGGCAGATGTATCAGAAGACCCTGCTGGGAGTAATTCTGAATATTTCATGCTTGCTAAAGACGCCTGGTGTGGTAGAAAATCATGGCTACTTTCTGAATCCATCTCGTTCCAGTCCTCAGGAGATCAAAGTTCAGGAGGCCAACATTCATCAG TTCATGGCTCAGTTCCATGAAAAGATCTACCAGATGCTGAAGAACTTGCTCCAGCTCTCTCCAGAAACCAAGCACTGTATCTTGTTCTGGCTTGGAAACTGTTTGCATGCAAATGCAGGCCGCACCAAGATCTGGGCCAATCAGATGCCCGAAATCTTCTTCCAAATGTATGCCTCAGATGccttctttctgaatctgggtgcTGCTCTTCTGAAGCTGTGCCAGCCATTCTGCAAACCCAAATCCTCTCGGCTCCTCACTTTTAATCCCTCATACTGTGTCCTGAAGGAATTGAATGATGAAGAacgaaaaattaaaaatgtacacaTGAGAG GTTTGGACAAAGAGACCTGTTTGATCCCAGCTGTGCAGGAACCCGTGTTCCCCCAGAGCTATAACCTTGTGACGGAGAACCTGGCCCTGACAGAGTATACCTTGTACTTGGGATTTCACAG GTTGCATGATCAGATGGTAAAAATCAACCAAAATCTGCATCGGCTGCAGGTTGCCTGGCGGGATGCTCAGCAGAGTTCTAGCCCTGCTGCTGACAATCTCCGTGAGCAGTTCGAACGCCTGATGACCATCTATCTTTCTACCAAGACTGCTATGACTGAGCCACAGATGCTGCAAAACTGCCTGAATTTGCAGGTGTCCATGGCTGTTCTGCTGGTTCAACTGGCCGTAGGCAATGAGGGCTCACAGCCAATAGAGCTAAGTTTTCCTTTGCCAGATGGCTACAGCTCTTTGGCTTATGTGCCAG AATTTTTTGCAGATAACCTGGGTGATTTCCTCGTTTTCCTCCGGCGCTTTGCTGAGGACATCTTGGAGACGTCAGCAGATTCCCTGGAGCATGTCCTCAACTTTATCACCATCTTCACTGGGAGCATAGAGAG AATGAAGAATCCCCACCTAAGGGCCAAACTAGCAGAGGTCTTGGAAGCAGTGATGCCTCACTTGGATCAGACCCCAAATCCCTTGGTGTCCAGTGTGTTTCACCGGAAACGTGTGTTTTGCAACTTTCCATATGCTCCCCAACTTTCAGAAGCCCTAATCAAGGTTTTTGTGGACATCGAATTTACAG GGGACCCCCATCAGTTTGAACAGAAGTTTAATTACCGCCGCCCTATGTATCCCATCCTAAGGTACATGTGGGCGACAGAGAGCTATCGGGAGAGCATTAAG GATTTGGCTGACTATGCCTCTAAGAATTTAGAAGCTATGAATCCCCCACTGTTCCTCCGATTTCTTAACCTATTAATGAATGATGCTATCTTCCTTTTGGATGAAGCTATAcag TATTTGAGCAAGATAAAGATTCAGCAGATCGAGAAAGACCGAGGAGAATGGGAGAATCTGACACCAGAAGCCCGCCGAGAGAAAGAGGCTGGCCTGCAGATGTTTGGACAGCTGGCACGTTTCCATAACATCATGTCCAATGAAACAATTGGTACCCTTTCCTTCCTGACATCAG AGATCAAGTCACTCTTTGTGCACCCCTTCCTGGCTGAGCGCATTATCTCCATGCTGAACTACTTCCTGCAGCACCTGGTCGGCCCCAAGATGGGTGCTCTCAAAGTCAAGGACTTCAGTGAATTTGACTTCAAGCCTCAGCAGCTTGTCTCAGACATCTGCACTATCTACTTAAATCTTGG GGATGAGGAGAATTTCTGTGCTACTGTGCCCAAGGATGGACGTTCCTATTCCCCTACTCTCTTTGCACAGACAGTCCGAGTTCTGAAGAAAATCAATAAGCCTGGGAATATGATCGTGGCTTTCAGTAACTTGGCAGAGAGAATCAAG